In the Orenia marismortui DSM 5156 genome, one interval contains:
- a CDS encoding NTP transferase domain-containing protein, protein MGIDAIVLAGAKNNGDLSKISKEKYEALIEINGKEMIKYLLDTLDDTDLIDNIIVVGPEEMSKEKIDKFIPCQNSLLENIKLGLQTAKSPYSLIFTADIPLITVEAIHQFLAKCDGDKAAFYYPVIRKEFMEISFPNSKRTYFTLEEGVFTGGNIFLVNNEVLLRQEDILSKILNWRKKPWKLAYLLGFKFIIKLLSGNLSINLIEEEIYKLTGYTGKAIILDYPEVGFDIDKPEHFNLIEELYLSSDIKSN, encoded by the coding sequence ATGGGTATAGACGCTATTGTTTTAGCAGGGGCCAAAAATAATGGTGATTTATCGAAAATTAGTAAAGAAAAATATGAGGCTTTAATTGAAATTAATGGCAAAGAAATGATAAAATATTTATTAGATACTCTAGATGATACAGATTTAATAGATAATATTATAGTAGTAGGTCCAGAAGAGATGAGTAAAGAGAAAATTGATAAGTTTATTCCTTGTCAAAACTCATTATTAGAGAATATTAAATTAGGGTTGCAGACAGCAAAAAGTCCTTATAGTTTAATTTTTACTGCCGATATTCCTCTTATTACTGTTGAAGCAATTCACCAATTTTTAGCAAAATGTGATGGTGATAAAGCAGCCTTTTATTATCCAGTTATTAGAAAAGAGTTTATGGAAATTAGTTTTCCAAATAGCAAGAGAACATATTTTACACTTGAGGAAGGAGTCTTTACAGGTGGTAATATCTTCTTAGTTAATAATGAAGTTCTTTTAAGACAAGAGGATATATTAAGTAAGATATTAAATTGGCGTAAAAAACCATGGAAACTAGCATATTTATTAGGTTTTAAATTTATAATTAAGTTATTGTCTGGGAATCTATCTATTAACTTAATTGAAGAAGAGATCTATAAATTAACTGGATATACTGGCAAAGCTATTATTTTGGATTACCCAGAAGTTGGATTTGATATAGATAAGCCAGAACATTTTAACTTAATAGAAGAATTATACTTAAGTTCGGATATAAAAAGTAATTAA